The following are encoded together in the Vidua macroura isolate BioBank_ID:100142 chromosome 6, ASM2450914v1, whole genome shotgun sequence genome:
- the EAPP gene encoding E2F-associated phosphoprotein, whose product MSRLREEDDPYVVEEASDEERALSSSEDEVDVLLHGTPDQKRKLIREYLTGESESSSDDEFQKEMEAELNATMKTMEGEWKSPEMGTSSSTGLTGSASTSKYYDDIYFDSDSEDEDKIDTQDVRKNRKHQQRRILSNDELLYDPEEDRRDQEWVDSQRRGYRNQRRAPQQRQTKPAAVPNSDAVLNCPACMTTLCLDCQRHESYKTQYRAMFVMNCVVNKEEILKYRKKVKRRSKKMKHSKEIDSIQSNQEEEEIYHPVLCTECSTEVAVMDKDEVFHFFNVLASHS is encoded by the exons ATGAGCCGCCTGCGGGAGGAGGATGATCCCTACGTGGTGGAGGAGGCCAGCGACGAGGAGCGGGCGCTCAGCAG CTCAGAGGATGAGGTGGACGTGCTCCTGCATGGCACTCCTGACCAGAAGCGGAAGCTGATACGGGAGTACCTGACTGGTGAGAGCGAGTCTTCCAGCGATGATGAGTTCCAAAAGGAAATGGAAGCAGAACTAAACGCCACCATGAAGACTATGGAAGGCGAATGGAAATCACCTGAAATGG GTACTTCCTCAAGTACTGGGCTGACTGGATCTGCCAGCACTTCGAAATACTATGATGACATTTACTTTGATTCTGATTCAGAGGATGAAGATAAAATAG ATACACAGGATGTCcggaaaaacagaaaacatcagCAACGTCGGATTCTCTCCAATGATGAGCTGCTGTATGACCCAGAAGAAGACAGGAGAGACCAAGAGTGGGTAGACTCACAGAGGAGAGG GTACCGTAACCAGAGAAGAGCACCCCAGCAGCGGCAGACAAAACCTGCAGCTGTTCCAAATAGTGATGCTGTTCTGAACTGCCCTGCTTGCATGACAACATTATGCCTGGACTGCCAGAG ACATGAATCTTACAAAACACAGTACAGAGCAATGTTTGTGATGAACTGTGTTGTTAACAAAgaggaaatactgaaatacagaaagaagGTAAAGAGAAGAAGTAAGAAAATGAAGCACAGCAAGGAAATTGACTCTATACAATCAAATcaagaagaagaggaaatatATCATCCAGTATTGTGTACTGAATGCTCAACTGAAGTAGCAGTAATGGATAAAGATGAAGTTTTTCACTTCTTCAATGTTCTGGCCAGCCACTCCTAA